A stretch of Microbacterium sp. 4R-513 DNA encodes these proteins:
- a CDS encoding alpha/beta hydrolase produces MPAPVTLPTLSWGDPSSSRHALLAHGLGSNGALMWRYGVALADAGWHAVAVDLRGHGTAPRALDYSIDAYAADLRVAVPAGRDHWDLVVAHSLGGAAATRAAADHFGWTRRLILIDPAIHLGDHDRDIVRESQERSFADPTVAAVRAEHPTWHEQDVELKALSAQQASRWAVEQTSTQNAQWDVRDAAAHLLVPTHIIASDPQVYSIFKGRLVEEVRKNPHVTVSVVKGAGHSPHRDKPEETIAEFLRVVHG; encoded by the coding sequence ATGCCTGCTCCCGTGACCCTTCCGACGCTGTCCTGGGGCGACCCCTCGTCCTCGCGCCACGCTCTCCTCGCCCACGGTCTCGGATCCAACGGCGCCCTCATGTGGCGCTACGGCGTGGCGCTCGCCGACGCCGGCTGGCACGCCGTCGCGGTCGACCTGCGCGGACACGGCACCGCTCCGCGTGCGCTCGACTACTCGATCGACGCGTACGCCGCCGATCTGCGGGTCGCGGTCCCCGCCGGCCGCGACCACTGGGACCTCGTCGTCGCGCACTCCCTCGGCGGCGCAGCGGCGACCCGCGCGGCGGCCGACCACTTCGGCTGGACCCGCCGCCTCATCCTCATCGATCCCGCCATCCACCTCGGCGACCACGACCGCGACATCGTGCGCGAGTCGCAGGAGCGCTCGTTCGCCGACCCGACCGTCGCCGCGGTCCGCGCCGAGCACCCGACCTGGCACGAGCAGGACGTCGAGCTGAAGGCCCTCTCCGCCCAGCAGGCGAGCCGATGGGCGGTCGAGCAGACCAGCACCCAGAATGCCCAGTGGGATGTCCGGGATGCCGCGGCCCACCTGCTGGTGCCCACCCACATCATCGCGTCCGACCCGCAGGTCTACTCGATCTTCAAGGGCCGGCTCGTCGAGGAGGTGCGGAAGAACCCGCACGTCACCGTCTCGGTCGTCAAGGGTGCGGGCCACTCGCCGCACCGCGACAAGCCGGAGGAGACGATCGCCGAGTTCCTGCGGGTCGTCCACGGCTGA
- a CDS encoding pilus assembly protein CpaE, with the protein MISTELAVALRDAGLIWHPRSGDRFQLDEPEFEADIFTVSEMTIEPREYPTGKILAFNGTTEWALDSVALEDALWLPGEDQLREMLRGAFKSLRRLPDTHQVEIEVGGVRSVFEHPEPADAYALAVLQLLRHLE; encoded by the coding sequence ATGATCTCCACGGAACTGGCCGTCGCCCTGAGGGATGCGGGGCTGATCTGGCACCCGCGCTCGGGCGACCGGTTCCAGCTCGACGAGCCCGAGTTCGAGGCCGACATCTTCACCGTCAGCGAGATGACGATCGAACCGCGGGAGTACCCGACGGGCAAGATCCTCGCCTTCAACGGCACGACGGAATGGGCCCTCGACTCGGTGGCGCTCGAGGATGCGCTGTGGCTCCCGGGGGAGGACCAGCTGCGCGAGATGCTTCGGGGCGCGTTCAAGTCGCTCCGGCGACTGCCCGACACGCACCAGGTCGAGATCGAGGTCGGGGGAGTGCGCTCCGTCTTCGAGCATCCCGAGCCGGCCGACGCGTACGCCCTGGCCGTGCTGCAGCTGCTGCGCCATCTGGAGTGA
- a CDS encoding MFS transporter: MAGYRELLRTPGVARIIAAQLTARFPNGMTSLAILLHIEQVTGSYGQAGLVLAATSVGQAIAGPVTSRWMGIWGMRRVLTTTLVICAAAITALALLQLPLPGYMALGLVAGLSTPPIQSAVRTIYPKMVNSRQLTPLFSLDASLQEIIWIIAPVLITFVATQVGTVQALLLIVVILIGGGAWFILSPEVGRVRIPRSRRSIGKVLGKPAVLLATVTGFLLIGACAAVEAGVVASFGHGGLEAGIVLAVFSIGSLAGGLTFGHIPIGPWAMARRFGIVAAGLVLTTFSLNVFWLGGSLVIAGIGIAPALAVMFAMTSASVKFSETAESFGWIATGQLIGAAAGSAIAGFLIDGTGPQGAYWAAASFAVVGFLVSAVFVRSFPDLRGRDASPIPDTEPVPTIT, translated from the coding sequence ATGGCCGGGTACCGCGAACTGCTGCGCACACCCGGCGTCGCCCGCATCATCGCGGCGCAGCTGACGGCGCGCTTCCCGAACGGGATGACAAGCCTGGCGATCCTGCTCCACATCGAGCAGGTGACGGGCTCCTACGGGCAGGCGGGACTCGTCCTCGCGGCGACCTCGGTGGGCCAGGCGATCGCCGGCCCCGTCACCAGCAGATGGATGGGCATCTGGGGCATGCGCCGCGTGCTCACGACGACCCTCGTGATCTGCGCCGCGGCGATCACAGCGCTCGCGCTCCTCCAGCTCCCTCTGCCGGGCTACATGGCCCTCGGTCTCGTCGCGGGCCTCTCGACGCCGCCGATCCAGTCCGCCGTGCGCACGATCTACCCCAAGATGGTCAACTCGCGCCAGCTCACGCCGCTGTTCTCGCTGGACGCGTCGCTGCAGGAGATCATCTGGATCATCGCGCCGGTGCTCATCACCTTCGTCGCGACCCAGGTGGGCACGGTGCAGGCGCTCCTCCTCATCGTCGTGATCCTCATCGGCGGCGGTGCGTGGTTCATCCTCTCCCCCGAGGTCGGCCGCGTGCGCATCCCCCGCAGCCGCCGCAGTATCGGCAAGGTGCTCGGCAAACCTGCCGTGCTCCTCGCCACGGTCACCGGCTTCCTCCTGATCGGCGCGTGTGCCGCCGTCGAGGCCGGTGTGGTCGCGTCGTTCGGCCACGGCGGACTGGAAGCCGGGATCGTCCTCGCCGTCTTCTCGATCGGCAGCCTCGCCGGAGGTCTCACCTTCGGCCACATCCCGATCGGCCCGTGGGCGATGGCGCGCCGCTTCGGCATCGTGGCGGCCGGTCTCGTGCTCACGACGTTCTCGCTCAACGTCTTCTGGCTCGGCGGATCGCTCGTCATCGCGGGCATCGGCATCGCACCCGCCCTCGCGGTCATGTTCGCCATGACCTCGGCGAGCGTGAAGTTCAGCGAGACGGCCGAGTCCTTCGGATGGATCGCGACCGGCCAGCTCATCGGCGCCGCCGCCGGCTCGGCGATCGCCGGGTTCCTCATCGACGGCACCGGCCCGCAGGGCGCTTACTGGGCGGCTGCATCCTTCGCCGTCGTGGGGTTCCTAGTCTCGGCGGTCTTCGTCCGCTCGTTCCCCGACCTCCGGGGTCGCGATGCGAGCCCCATCCCCGACACGGAGCCCGTGCCCACCATCACGTGA